Proteins co-encoded in one Siniperca chuatsi isolate FFG_IHB_CAS linkage group LG11, ASM2008510v1, whole genome shotgun sequence genomic window:
- the mcph1 gene encoding microcephalin isoform X7 — protein MTTSNSCSVLKDVIAFVDVWSSDKTANYSKPFVQQLQEMGAQVSKTFNKQVTHVVFNNGHPATWRKAKKSGVRLVSVLWVGRCYDDGVHVDEELYPALNDESNPVLKNKKHRCMQPKDSPERTPENDRRMRKKLDKMMKDLAPKPPLVTDVSPIIIDEENGIVYSPALKRSDYMAQRLKDMKEKRENLSPTASQMVESCSATGIKPSLGSTPTVFKFMYDQSDDDSSASVAEPGYSPDKEEGRTQVDVTDHDRHEQCHRKGSEKPWLSPCHDVPKRISSPLKCPDFKDNEDEDGNRQKKSRTSVRKMPAEKHKSVGSLESPCQDRTPDNSKNFHKEKRRSQIKSSSPSPNRSEKGKQKIKAAKAFTETKTHFFPDAVNSSSCLSSPAKLGDAAVELSKETATPLLKIPKRARPSLSALVRSFTLSGDTKSVASCSTDGGDDVFEDYFSPANRHQRSKRPVLPNLHVERDLQIPFELGSIPKKIKQRRSESIGSESNSKKKRKFEESQRGKNRNQQFDASSEPQSHPQPDFKESLPALDSPSANVTHAAKKQRQSTLPFTSTSTTTSDAVKQRRASTSVEPTMLTEANTVSELQKNSDVNDLSRTLESRGNECTVAAGLTEIPSEGEENPNNQVSLSLQKMVNKTKAMRTLVMTSMPTEFSGVWSKGSGFQRNHMSFQTNFLQHRQNFPPTCLI, from the exons ATGACAACAAGCAACAGCTGTTCAGTTCTTAAAG ATGTCATTGCCTTTGTTGATGTGTGGTCATCAGACAAAACAGCAAACTATTCGAAACCATTtgttcagcagctgcaggaaatgGGAGCTCAG gtATCAAAAACATTCAATAAACAAGTCACACATGTAGTCTTCAATAATGGTCATCCAGCTACATGGAGGAAAGCCAAGAAAAGTGGTGTGAGGCTTGTCTCTGTTCTCTGGGTAGGCAG ATGTTACGATGACGGTGTGCATGTGGATGAGGAGTTGTATCCAGCCTTAAATGATGAAAGCAATCCTGTGTTGAAGAACAAGAAA CATCGTTGCATGCAGCCAAAAGATTCTCCAGAGAGGACACCTGAAAACGACAGACGCATGAGGAAAAAATTAGACAAGATGATGAAAGACCTAGCTCCAAAACCACCTCTGG TTACAGATGTGTCACCCATCATTATTGATGAAGAGAATGGAATAGTCTATAGTCCTGCTTTGAAAAGATCAGATTATATGGCACAGCGTTTGAAAGACATGAAAGAGAAACGGGAAAACCTCTCACCCACAG CTTCACAAATGGTTGAATCCTGCTCAGCCACCGGGATAAAGCCTTCTCTTGGGAGCACACCGACTGTCTTCAAATTTATGT ATGACCAGTCGGATGATGATTCCAGTGCTTCTGTTGCTGAACCTGGTTACTCACCTGATAAGGAAGAAGGCAGAACACAAGTTGATGTTACTGACCATGACCGTCATGAACAATGCCACAGGAAAGGCTCTGAAAAGCCCTGGCTGTCACCCTGCCATGATGTACCAAAACGAATTTCAAGTCCTTTGAAATGTCCTGACTTCAAGGACAACGAAGATGAAGATGGGAATAGACAAAAAAAGTCAAGGACCTCAGTCAGAAAAATGccagcagagaaacacaaatcTGTAGGTTCATTAGAAAGTCCTTGCCAGGATAGGACACCTGACAACAGCAAGAActttcacaaagaaaaaaggcGATCTCAGATAAAATCATCTAGCCCATCACCTAACAGATCTGAAAAGGGAAAGCAAAAAATTAAAGCAGCTAAAGCCTTTACAGAGACTAAAACCCATTTTTTCCCTGACGCTGTGAACTCTTCTAGTTGCCTCTCATCACCAGCCAAGTTAGGTGATGCTGCAGTTGAACTGTCAAAAGAAACTGCTACTCCATTACTGAAAATACCCAAACGAGCCAGACCGTCACTTTCTGCCTTGGTACGATCTTTCACTCTATCCGGTGACACTAAAAGTGTTGCCTCTTGTTCCACTGATGGAGGAGATGATGTGTTCGAGGACTATTTCTCCCCAGCTAACCGCCACCAGAGATCAAAAAGACCTGTTTTGCCTAATCTACATGTGGAGAGAGACCTTCAGATTCCTTTTGAGTTGGGCTCTATCCCAAagaagataaaacaaagaagaagtgAAAGCATTGGATCTGAAAGTAACAgtaaaaagaagaggaaatTTGAAGAAAGTCAGAGAGGCAAAAATCGAAATCAGCAGTTTGATGCAAGCAGTGAGCCCCAAAGTCATCCACAACCGGATTTTAAAGAATCTCTGCCTGCACTGGATAGTCCAAGTGCGAATGTAACACATGCAGCtaaaaagcaaagacaaagcACCTTGCCCTTTACAAGCACCAGTACAACTACAAGTGATGCAGTGAAACAAAGAAGAGCATCTACATCAGTGGAACCAACAATGTTAACAGAGGCTAACACAGTATCGGAGCTGCAGAAAAACTCTGATGTCAATGACCTTTCTCGTACCTTGGAAA GTAGAGGAAATGAATGTACAGTTGCAGCTGGTTTAACAGAGATCCCCTCTGAAGGCGAAGAAAATCCCAATAATCAAGTCAGCTTGAGTCTTCAGAAAATGGTCAACAAAACAAAG
- the mcph1 gene encoding microcephalin isoform X6 — translation MTTSNSCSVLKDVIAFVDVWSSDKTANYSKPFVQQLQEMGAQVSKTFNKQVTHVVFNNGHPATWRKAKKSGVRLVSVLWVGRCYDDGVHVDEELYPALNDESNPVLKNKKHRCMQPKDSPERTPENDRRMRKKLDKMMKDLAPKPPLVTDVSPIIIDEENGIVYSPALKRSDYMAQRLKDMKEKRENLSPTASQMVESCSATGIKPSLGSTPTVFKFMYDQSDDDSSASVAEPGYSPDKEEGRTQVDVTDHDRHEQCHRKGSEKPWLSPCHDVPKRISSPLKCPDFKDNEDEDGNRQKKSRTSVRKMPAEKHKSVGSLESPCQDRTPDNSKNFHKEKRRSQIKSSSPSPNRSEKGKQKIKAAKAFTETKTHFFPDAVNSSSCLSSPAKLGDAAVELSKETATPLLKIPKRARPSLSALVRSFTLSGDTKSVASCSTDGGDDVFEDYFSPANRHQRSKRPVLPNLHVERDLQIPFELGSIPKKIKQRRSESIGSESNSKKKRKFEESQRGKNRNQQFDASSEPQSHPQPDFKESLPALDSPSANVTHAAKKQRQSTLPFTSTSTTTSDAVKQRRASTSVEPTMLTEANTVSELQKNSDVNDLSRTLESRGNECTVAAGLTEIPSEGEENPNNQVSLSLQKMVNKTKAMRTLVMTSMPTEFSGVWSKGSGFQRNHMSFQTNFLQHSGTATQDAAVYLQHTL, via the exons ATGACAACAAGCAACAGCTGTTCAGTTCTTAAAG ATGTCATTGCCTTTGTTGATGTGTGGTCATCAGACAAAACAGCAAACTATTCGAAACCATTtgttcagcagctgcaggaaatgGGAGCTCAG gtATCAAAAACATTCAATAAACAAGTCACACATGTAGTCTTCAATAATGGTCATCCAGCTACATGGAGGAAAGCCAAGAAAAGTGGTGTGAGGCTTGTCTCTGTTCTCTGGGTAGGCAG ATGTTACGATGACGGTGTGCATGTGGATGAGGAGTTGTATCCAGCCTTAAATGATGAAAGCAATCCTGTGTTGAAGAACAAGAAA CATCGTTGCATGCAGCCAAAAGATTCTCCAGAGAGGACACCTGAAAACGACAGACGCATGAGGAAAAAATTAGACAAGATGATGAAAGACCTAGCTCCAAAACCACCTCTGG TTACAGATGTGTCACCCATCATTATTGATGAAGAGAATGGAATAGTCTATAGTCCTGCTTTGAAAAGATCAGATTATATGGCACAGCGTTTGAAAGACATGAAAGAGAAACGGGAAAACCTCTCACCCACAG CTTCACAAATGGTTGAATCCTGCTCAGCCACCGGGATAAAGCCTTCTCTTGGGAGCACACCGACTGTCTTCAAATTTATGT ATGACCAGTCGGATGATGATTCCAGTGCTTCTGTTGCTGAACCTGGTTACTCACCTGATAAGGAAGAAGGCAGAACACAAGTTGATGTTACTGACCATGACCGTCATGAACAATGCCACAGGAAAGGCTCTGAAAAGCCCTGGCTGTCACCCTGCCATGATGTACCAAAACGAATTTCAAGTCCTTTGAAATGTCCTGACTTCAAGGACAACGAAGATGAAGATGGGAATAGACAAAAAAAGTCAAGGACCTCAGTCAGAAAAATGccagcagagaaacacaaatcTGTAGGTTCATTAGAAAGTCCTTGCCAGGATAGGACACCTGACAACAGCAAGAActttcacaaagaaaaaaggcGATCTCAGATAAAATCATCTAGCCCATCACCTAACAGATCTGAAAAGGGAAAGCAAAAAATTAAAGCAGCTAAAGCCTTTACAGAGACTAAAACCCATTTTTTCCCTGACGCTGTGAACTCTTCTAGTTGCCTCTCATCACCAGCCAAGTTAGGTGATGCTGCAGTTGAACTGTCAAAAGAAACTGCTACTCCATTACTGAAAATACCCAAACGAGCCAGACCGTCACTTTCTGCCTTGGTACGATCTTTCACTCTATCCGGTGACACTAAAAGTGTTGCCTCTTGTTCCACTGATGGAGGAGATGATGTGTTCGAGGACTATTTCTCCCCAGCTAACCGCCACCAGAGATCAAAAAGACCTGTTTTGCCTAATCTACATGTGGAGAGAGACCTTCAGATTCCTTTTGAGTTGGGCTCTATCCCAAagaagataaaacaaagaagaagtgAAAGCATTGGATCTGAAAGTAACAgtaaaaagaagaggaaatTTGAAGAAAGTCAGAGAGGCAAAAATCGAAATCAGCAGTTTGATGCAAGCAGTGAGCCCCAAAGTCATCCACAACCGGATTTTAAAGAATCTCTGCCTGCACTGGATAGTCCAAGTGCGAATGTAACACATGCAGCtaaaaagcaaagacaaagcACCTTGCCCTTTACAAGCACCAGTACAACTACAAGTGATGCAGTGAAACAAAGAAGAGCATCTACATCAGTGGAACCAACAATGTTAACAGAGGCTAACACAGTATCGGAGCTGCAGAAAAACTCTGATGTCAATGACCTTTCTCGTACCTTGGAAA GTAGAGGAAATGAATGTACAGTTGCAGCTGGTTTAACAGAGATCCCCTCTGAAGGCGAAGAAAATCCCAATAATCAAGTCAGCTTGAGTCTTCAGAAAATGGTCAACAAAACAAAG
- the npy4r gene encoding neuropeptide Y receptor type 4 yields the protein MSLSGNTSQSSPSTTALPLPFNGSTSPHSLPWEEGRTSRESLQEWLENKTQLLSDLAVLGHDEQCPMSAVLTACLVVWYSITMVLGLVGNIGLICIITRRREKVNVTSIFICNLSFSDILVCVFCLPFTVIYTLMDHWVFGSLLCRLVPFIQCVCVTVSALSLVFIALERHQLIINPSGWKPSIPQAYIALVLIWILACLTSSPFLAFQLLTNEPYTNVILPQSPLHHQASSQAYLNASPPQPVTYTYKNSSGLPNSYRTLFSYVPTSPHMEACLEHWPSQQHRLAYTTWLLLFQYCGPLLLVLLCYVRVFVRLRHRKDMLDRARTPESQCMTHSRRINIMLVALITAFGLCWLPLTVFNVVSDWNQEALPICHHNLLFSLCHLLAMSSTCINPIIYGFLNSNFRQEVREVLLHCRCSPLEEECEHFPMSTVHMEVSRTSVPLNCRSNSV from the coding sequence ATGTCCTTGAGTGGCAACACGAGCCAGTCTTCTCCATCAACGACAGCTCTGCCTTTGCCCTTCAATGGCTCCACGTCTCCACATTCCCTACCATGGGAGGAGGGAAGAACCAGTCGTGAGTCTCTGCAGGAGTGGTTGGAGaataaaacccagctcctctCAGACCTCGCTGTTCTCGGGCATGATGAGCAGTGCCCTATGTCAGCTGTCCTCACAGCGTGTCTAGTAGTGTGGTACAGTATTACAATGGTGCTGGGGCTGGTGGGGAACATCGGCCTTATCTGCATCATCACCCGTCGCAGAGAAAAAGTCAATGTCACCAGCATTTTCATCTGCAACCTGTCATTCTCTGACATTCTGGTGTGTGTCTTCTGCCTCCCCTTCACCGTCATATACACGCTAATGGACCATTGGGTGTTTGGGTCGCTGTTGTGCCGGTTGGTGCCGTtcatccagtgtgtgtgtgtgaccgtgTCCGCGCTGTCTCTGGTGTTTATCGCTCTGGAAAGACATCAGCTCATCATTAACCCCTCTGGGTGGAAACCAAGCATTCCTCAGGCCTACATTGCGCTTGTTCTCATTTGGATTCTGGCCTGCCTCACCTCCTCGCCTTTCTTGGCCTTTCAGCTCCTCACAAATGAGCCGTATACCAATGTAATCCTCCCCCAGTCTCCACTCCATCACCAAGCCTCTTCTCAGGCTTATCTCAATGCATCTCCACCTCAACCTGTGACCTATACATACAAAAACTCATCTGGGCTTCCAAATTCATACCGCACCCTCTTTTCTTATGTCCCCACCTCTCCACATATGGAGGCCTGTCTGGAGCACTGGCCATCCCAGCAACATAGGCTCGCTTACACCACATGGCTCCTGCTATTCCAGTACTGCGGTCCACTATTGTTGGTCTTGCTCTGTTATGTTAGAGTTTTTGTGCGTCTTCGCCACCGCAAAGACATGCTGGACCGCGCCAGGACCCCAGAGAGCCAGTGCATGACCCACAGCCGCCGAATCAACATCATGCTGGTTGCCCTCATAACAGCCTTTGGTCTTTGCTGGCTGCCGCTCACCGTCTTCAACGTGGTGTCAGACTGGAACCAGGAGGCTCTGCCCATCTGCCACCACAACCTGCTGTTCTCCCTCTGCCACCTGCTGGCCATGTCCTCCACCTGCATCAACCCCATCATCTACGGCTTCCTCAACTCCAACTTTCGGCAGGAGGTTAGAGAAGTGCTCCTGCACTGCCGCTGCAGCCCACTAGAAGAAGAGTGTGAGCATTTCCCCATGTCCACTGTGCACATGGAAGTGTCCCGCACCTCTGTGCCTCTCAACTGCAGGAGCAACTCTGTTTGA
- the si:ch73-288o11.4 gene encoding beta-microseminoprotein: MASLHVFVCLLGLVVLCHSHCFFQKLAIKDLNNTPTGCVDEDGKEHDFGSEWVRNCMQCSCTMEGMSCCSRIPSANTVDIPEECELDVNMEACSFKVVLKSDKTKECNPL, encoded by the exons ATG GCTTCTctccatgtgtttgtttgtctgctggGACTAGTTGTCCTCTGTCACTCTCACTGCTTCTTTCAGAAATTAGCGATCAAAGATTTGAATAACACTCCAACAG GGTGTGTGGATGAGGATGGAAAGGAGCATGATTTTGGCTCTGAATGGGTGAGAAACTGCATGCAGTGCTCTTGTACGATGGAGGGCATGAGCTGCTGTAGCAG gATCCCCAGTGCAAACACAGTAGACATTCCTGAGGAGTGTGAGCTGGATGTGAATATGGAGGCCTGCTCTTTCAAGGTTGTGCTGAAGTCAGACAAGACAAAAGAGTGTAACCCTTTGTGA